One Deltaproteobacteria bacterium genomic region harbors:
- the tsf gene encoding translation elongation factor Ts has protein sequence MSISASMVSELRAKTSAGMLDCKKALEATSGDFEKAVDWLRQKGLSAAGKKAGRVAAEGAVVSYIHGEGRVGVLLEVNSETDFVARNEGFKAFTRDIAMHIAATAPISVSTDEVDQTLIAREREVLTAKAREQGKKEEMIPKIVDGQIKKWMSDVALLEQPFVKNPDLKISDYLKETIAKIGENIVIRRFVRFELGEGIEKKKDDFAAEVAAQAKV, from the coding sequence ATGAGTATCTCAGCATCAATGGTTTCTGAACTGCGCGCGAAAACCAGCGCCGGCATGTTGGACTGCAAAAAAGCTCTTGAAGCTACTTCGGGTGACTTCGAAAAAGCAGTTGATTGGCTTCGTCAAAAGGGTCTCTCGGCGGCAGGCAAAAAAGCAGGTCGTGTCGCTGCTGAAGGCGCGGTTGTTTCTTATATTCACGGCGAAGGACGCGTTGGCGTTCTTCTGGAAGTGAATTCGGAAACTGACTTCGTTGCTCGCAACGAAGGCTTCAAGGCTTTCACCCGCGACATCGCGATGCACATTGCGGCAACAGCGCCGATTTCTGTGAGTACCGATGAAGTTGATCAAACGCTAATCGCCCGCGAGCGAGAAGTTTTGACAGCGAAGGCGCGCGAACAAGGCAAAAAAGAAGAAATGATCCCGAAGATCGTCGATGGCCAAATCAAAAAATGGATGTCGGACGTCGCGCTTCTCGAACAGCCTTTTGTCAAAAATCCGGACCTCAAAATTTCGGACTACTTGAAAGAGACAATCGCGAAGATTGGTGAAAACATCGTCATTCGTCGCTTTGTTCGCTTCGAACTTGGCGAAGGTATCGAGAAGAAAAAAGACGACTTCGCTGCCGAAGTTGCTGCACAGGCAAAGGTATAA
- a CDS encoding carboxymuconolactone decarboxylase family protein translates to MTRPELSEILKLISAERGGVADIHSAFKDFPQGLWAHYQFYRQIMLDEPLPLARTEREYLAMEVSQANTCPYCIAHHTEAYKDAHGNSGVELAEVKKNALLEAAKTLTLKPYAAANIEENFKGAGFTSAQWQHAVMVISYFNFANRCAHAMGLQVEANFEETCK, encoded by the coding sequence GTGACTCGGCCAGAACTTTCCGAAATTCTAAAATTGATTTCGGCCGAACGCGGAGGCGTCGCCGATATCCACTCTGCCTTCAAAGATTTTCCGCAAGGACTTTGGGCCCACTACCAGTTTTATAGACAGATCATGCTGGACGAGCCATTGCCGCTCGCACGCACCGAGCGCGAGTACTTGGCCATGGAAGTCAGCCAGGCAAACACTTGTCCCTACTGCATTGCCCACCACACAGAGGCCTACAAAGACGCTCACGGGAATTCTGGCGTTGAACTCGCTGAAGTAAAAAAAAACGCCCTGCTCGAGGCGGCGAAGACGTTGACGCTGAAGCCTTATGCGGCTGCGAATATAGAAGAGAATTTCAAGGGGGCCGGCTTTACGTCAGCCCAGTGGCAGCACGCCGTCATGGTGATTTCTTACTTTAACTTCGCCAACCGCTGTGCCCATGCCATGGGCCTTCAGGTTGAAGCGAATTTCGAAGAAACCTGCAAATAA
- the rpsB gene encoding 30S ribosomal protein S2, giving the protein MAQVTMKDMLDAGVHFGHQTQRWNPKMKPYVFTDRGGIHIIDLHKTVDFAKRAAEFVKQTASEGGRLIFVGTKKQAVEPIQEAAASCGQFYVTKRWLGGMLTNFSTIKASIDRLKKIDQMREKGELEFFSKKERAGIEKEYTRLLDYLDGIRDMKDMPTAMFVVDLNMENIAVAEAKRLGIKVIGIADTNVDPEAADFPIPGNDDAIRSIKLFAGLIADSFNEGAKEYEAKLRQSGNAPDKDEAAAKPMPKEDAPRRRGARPEPKVEDKKAGPSIVKASKTRKLVAAGTADDVEIQQELEEGEKPETAETEE; this is encoded by the coding sequence ATGGCGCAAGTTACTATGAAAGACATGCTCGACGCGGGCGTGCACTTCGGACACCAGACTCAACGCTGGAATCCAAAAATGAAACCGTATGTCTTCACAGATCGTGGCGGCATTCACATTATCGATCTCCACAAGACTGTGGATTTCGCAAAACGCGCTGCTGAATTCGTAAAGCAGACAGCCTCTGAAGGCGGACGTTTGATCTTCGTCGGAACGAAGAAACAAGCGGTTGAACCAATCCAAGAAGCCGCTGCTTCTTGTGGTCAGTTCTACGTCACAAAGCGCTGGTTGGGCGGAATGCTCACCAACTTCTCGACCATCAAAGCGTCGATTGATCGTCTAAAAAAGATCGATCAAATGCGCGAAAAGGGCGAGCTCGAATTCTTCTCGAAGAAAGAGCGCGCTGGAATCGAAAAAGAATACACAAGACTGCTCGATTATCTCGACGGTATTCGCGACATGAAAGACATGCCAACAGCGATGTTCGTTGTCGACTTGAACATGGAAAACATCGCGGTTGCAGAAGCTAAGCGCCTTGGCATCAAAGTTATCGGCATCGCTGATACAAACGTTGACCCAGAAGCAGCTGACTTCCCAATTCCAGGCAACGACGATGCGATCCGTTCGATCAAACTTTTTGCTGGTTTGATTGCTGATTCGTTCAACGAAGGTGCGAAGGAATATGAAGCAAAACTTCGTCAGTCTGGCAATGCGCCCGACAAAGACGAAGCTGCGGCGAAGCCAATGCCGAAAGAAGATGCTCCACGTCGTCGTGGCGCCCGTCCAGAGCCAAAAGTTGAAGACAAAAAAGCAGGTCCTTCGATCGTTAAAGCGTCGAAGACTCGCAAACTCGTTGCTGCTGGTACAGCTGACGATGTTGAAATTCAGCAAGAGCTTGAAGAGGGCGAAAAACCAGAAACTGCTGAAACAGAAGAATAA
- a CDS encoding vanadium-dependent haloperoxidase, with amino-acid sequence MLGSVFIRRAAMFAVAVVQFASLNVFGATKQTVVTMHTNSLKITELEKIAPPYAAFMWALANEAGYQSLKNSNHPDLSYGAAFSRVLAQIKPSQTQVAEGWLDLNKLSASEKQAVLDAQSIATRIYNDFSQSLAAAEAPMGSEWPTAPGRGLWRPTPPAMAKPALPNWGKMGLFSGAKVEELTKDLIPPALGSTDFVAELDEVLRLGGVNSTERTADQTEIAKFWVGGAGTVTPPGLWIRIGLQRLQEVPVNFTEAVLAMRTLSYALCDAGIAAWQVKYLHQTWRPITAIHEDLADTTWQPLLTTPPFPGYVSGHSTFSSAAATVLGSILPLTGERLKVTSPDLPGVVRTFASYEEAALEAGKSRIYGGIHVEADNRDGILLGERVGCALIEKMYGHRCN; translated from the coding sequence GTGTTAGGGTCAGTCTTTATCCGTCGAGCAGCGATGTTCGCGGTCGCGGTTGTTCAATTCGCGTCACTAAATGTATTTGGTGCGACGAAACAAACCGTTGTCACCATGCACACGAATTCCTTGAAAATAACGGAGCTCGAGAAGATTGCTCCGCCCTATGCAGCTTTCATGTGGGCACTGGCAAACGAAGCAGGCTATCAAAGCTTAAAGAATTCTAATCACCCAGATTTGTCTTACGGCGCGGCCTTCTCGCGAGTTCTTGCTCAAATCAAACCGTCGCAAACTCAAGTTGCAGAAGGTTGGCTTGATCTGAACAAACTATCTGCGTCTGAAAAACAAGCGGTGTTGGATGCACAGTCAATCGCGACCCGCATTTACAATGATTTCTCGCAGTCGTTGGCAGCGGCGGAAGCCCCAATGGGGTCCGAATGGCCCACAGCACCCGGCCGCGGTTTGTGGCGTCCAACGCCGCCAGCAATGGCGAAGCCGGCTCTTCCGAACTGGGGCAAAATGGGTCTCTTCTCTGGAGCGAAGGTTGAGGAACTAACAAAAGATCTTATTCCACCAGCGCTAGGTTCGACCGATTTCGTTGCGGAACTTGATGAGGTTCTGCGTCTTGGAGGCGTGAATTCGACAGAACGAACAGCTGACCAAACTGAAATCGCCAAGTTTTGGGTGGGCGGCGCCGGAACTGTGACGCCACCTGGATTGTGGATTCGAATCGGTCTTCAGCGTCTTCAAGAAGTACCAGTGAATTTCACCGAAGCAGTTTTGGCGATGCGCACTCTTTCCTATGCTTTGTGCGATGCTGGAATTGCTGCTTGGCAGGTAAAGTATCTTCACCAAACATGGCGTCCAATCACGGCGATTCACGAGGATCTTGCTGATACGACCTGGCAGCCACTGTTAACGACTCCGCCATTTCCCGGCTACGTTAGTGGTCACTCGACGTTCAGCAGCGCAGCAGCGACCGTACTTGGGTCAATTTTGCCGCTCACTGGGGAGCGATTGAAAGTCACTTCTCCTGACCTCCCAGGCGTTGTTCGAACTTTCGCTTCCTACGAAGAGGCAGCACTTGAAGCCGGAAAAAGTCGAATCTACGGCGGGATCCATGTAGAAGCCGACAATCGTGACGGAATTTTACTCGGCGAACGAGTGGGCTGCGCATTGATCGAAAAAATGTATGGGCATCGTTGCAACTAA
- the frr gene encoding ribosome recycling factor, with protein MVENAKKAAKDSMEKALASLANELKKVRTGRAQISMLDNVKVNYYGNLTPLSQVSAVSTPDAKSFLIAPWEAQMLKEIEQAIIKSDLGMSPINDGKVIRLKVPDLNEERRKEMVKNTKKVVEDAKVAVRMARRDANEALKKALKDKAISEDDNKRAETEIQKATDQYIEKVDKMSAEKEKEIMTI; from the coding sequence ATGGTCGAAAATGCGAAAAAAGCCGCAAAAGATTCTATGGAAAAGGCCCTCGCTTCACTGGCAAACGAACTCAAAAAAGTTCGCACCGGGCGCGCGCAAATCTCGATGCTCGACAACGTAAAGGTAAACTACTACGGCAACCTTACGCCCCTCAGTCAGGTTTCTGCGGTTTCGACGCCAGATGCAAAAAGCTTTCTGATCGCACCCTGGGAAGCGCAGATGCTTAAAGAAATTGAACAAGCAATCATCAAAAGTGACTTGGGAATGAGTCCGATCAATGACGGGAAAGTCATTCGCTTAAAAGTTCCGGACTTAAACGAAGAACGCCGTAAAGAGATGGTGAAAAACACCAAAAAAGTCGTCGAAGATGCAAAAGTCGCAGTTCGCATGGCTCGACGAGATGCCAACGAAGCTCTTAAAAAGGCATTGAAGGACAAAGCGATCAGCGAAGACGACAACAAGCGAGCGGAAACAGAAATTCAAAAAGCCACCGATCAGTACATCGAGAAGGTCGACAAGATGTCGGCAGAAAAAGAAAAAGAGATCATGACGATCTAA
- a CDS encoding UMP kinase, with translation MATPARPIYKRILLKLSGEALAGDQGFGIHAKTIEEIAKGVGAAVETGVEIGIVIGGGNIFRGVAASANGMDRASSDYMGMLATCINALALQDALEKINVDTRVQSAIEMAEIAEPYIRRRAMRHLEKKRVVIFGAGTGNPYFTTDTAAALRAMEIDAQVIMKATRVDGVYDKDPLKHSDAVKFDELTYIEVLNRRLNVMDSTAISLCMDNQMPILCFNLKDPANILKAIKGDRIGTLIQ, from the coding sequence ATGGCGACGCCAGCGAGACCGATCTACAAACGAATTCTTTTGAAACTCAGTGGGGAAGCACTTGCCGGAGACCAGGGCTTTGGCATTCACGCAAAAACCATCGAGGAGATCGCAAAGGGAGTCGGTGCAGCGGTTGAAACAGGCGTCGAAATTGGAATCGTCATTGGCGGCGGCAACATCTTTCGCGGTGTTGCTGCCTCTGCCAACGGCATGGACCGGGCTAGCTCTGACTACATGGGCATGCTCGCAACTTGTATAAACGCCCTCGCACTTCAGGACGCACTCGAAAAAATCAATGTTGATACACGCGTTCAAAGCGCGATCGAAATGGCGGAAATCGCTGAACCCTATATACGCCGGCGTGCCATGCGACACCTCGAGAAAAAACGCGTCGTCATTTTTGGTGCTGGCACCGGCAATCCCTACTTCACCACCGACACGGCCGCTGCCCTTCGCGCAATGGAAATCGACGCTCAAGTCATCATGAAAGCAACGCGGGTCGACGGCGTATATGACAAAGATCCACTGAAGCATTCAGATGCTGTGAAGTTTGATGAATTAACATACATCGAGGTTCTCAATCGTCGACTGAACGTCATGGATTCAACGGCTATCAGTCTATGCATGGACAATCAGATGCCGATTTTGTGCTTCAACCTGAAAGATCCGGCCAATATTCTGAAGGCGATCAAAGGTGACCGTATTGGAACACTCATTCAATAG
- a CDS encoding NAD(P)-binding protein: protein MAQLKTPKAQEFDTLVIGAGLSGLIVANALEATGRNVVLVEAADHIGGASRMGSTQAGPIDHGLKLIPDSAAAHEALEWLETVIGEKIERSVIEAAPVNYDDGKFKPYVGFGDTNVTTASEIEAQAVTRRLQISSTPKDWVIKLSEIFSGTLLTQSQVTKMAIEDGFVIESIINGAKRISAREVVFACAPNTLVPILPEGALAPRIRQKLLRGDFWTSVNLDLVHPHPITDTQSVHVLKGANEEPTVGVFHEPRTTEDGRTLQVSQWFTLIPRDQIDEEELVAGALKQIKRQLKRAYESALEGLVQERILVSSASHGSLLGAFDVPGRLPKIENLWLTSSFFSNERNTLGTLIQARKVIEEIGEHFNDTDLHKDSEIPRTAEV, encoded by the coding sequence ATGGCTCAACTGAAAACACCCAAAGCACAAGAGTTTGATACCCTCGTCATCGGCGCCGGCCTTTCTGGCCTAATTGTCGCCAATGCACTAGAGGCCACTGGCAGAAATGTCGTCCTTGTCGAGGCCGCGGATCATATCGGTGGAGCAAGCCGAATGGGTTCGACCCAGGCTGGTCCCATCGATCACGGACTTAAGCTAATACCAGATAGCGCCGCGGCCCATGAAGCGCTCGAATGGCTAGAGACTGTCATTGGTGAAAAAATCGAACGCTCGGTCATCGAGGCGGCGCCGGTAAATTACGACGATGGTAAATTCAAACCGTACGTGGGTTTTGGCGACACAAACGTCACCACCGCAAGCGAAATTGAAGCGCAAGCAGTCACTCGTCGCCTGCAGATTTCCTCGACCCCTAAAGATTGGGTGATAAAACTGAGCGAAATATTCTCCGGTACTCTCCTCACTCAATCTCAAGTCACCAAAATGGCAATCGAGGATGGCTTCGTTATCGAGTCTATTATAAATGGAGCCAAGCGAATCTCTGCTCGTGAAGTTGTTTTCGCATGCGCCCCTAACACCTTGGTTCCTATTTTGCCAGAGGGAGCTCTTGCTCCGCGAATCCGACAAAAGCTTTTGCGCGGTGATTTTTGGACAAGCGTGAATCTTGATTTAGTTCACCCACACCCAATCACCGACACGCAGTCAGTTCATGTTTTAAAGGGCGCAAACGAAGAGCCCACGGTAGGTGTCTTCCACGAACCTCGCACGACAGAAGACGGCCGCACCCTTCAGGTTTCTCAGTGGTTTACCTTGATCCCCCGCGATCAAATCGACGAAGAAGAACTCGTTGCCGGAGCGCTGAAGCAAATTAAACGTCAACTCAAGCGCGCCTATGAATCTGCCCTTGAAGGACTAGTCCAAGAAAGAATTTTAGTGTCCTCCGCATCGCACGGGTCGCTATTAGGAGCATTTGACGTTCCAGGGCGATTGCCAAAAATTGAAAATCTTTGGCTCACCTCTTCGTTTTTTTCGAACGAACGCAATACGTTGGGGACGTTGATTCAAGCGCGAAAAGTAATCGAGGAAATCGGCGAACACTTTAACGACACCGACCTCCACAAAGATTCAGAAATTCCGCGCACTGCCGAAGTCTAA